A stretch of the Nicotiana tabacum cultivar K326 chromosome 6, ASM71507v2, whole genome shotgun sequence genome encodes the following:
- the LOC142181762 gene encoding uncharacterized protein LOC142181762 — protein MVLHEYPINIYTPQQDEYRPIESKDKIIGEQDIDNDSSDEDLENEQHYDFNVIASVEKKIGRIPYQSSKSIKFLSMIEDCGLVDHGFYGPKYTWSNGRGLCSIVWKRLDRGLANDQWLEMFPAATVSHLASTGLDHTPLLLELHIRTALNEVKAQYVRYLKIEQDVLKQKTHLQWIKEGDANSRYFHSLIRGRRGKLFIHKIKNEEGEWIQGDENTREAAYDYFQNLFSNLRK, from the exons ATGGTCTTGCATGAATATCCTATCAACATATATACTCCGCAGCAAGATGAATACAGACCAATTGAATCTAAGGATAAAATAATTGGGGAACAAGATATTGACAATGATTCTagtgatgaagatcttgaaaatGAACAACACT ATGATTTCAATGTCATTGCCTCAGTAGAAAAAAAGATTGGTAGAATTCCATATCAAAGTTCCAAAAGTATTAAGTTTCTGAGCATGATTGAAGACTGTGGTCTTGTGGACCATGGCTTCTATGGTCCCAAATACACATGGTCCAATGGAAGGGGGCTATGTTCTATTGTATGGAAAAGACTTGACAGGGGCCTTGCCAATGATCAATGGTTAGAAATGTTTCCTGCTGCTACAGTTTCTCATTTAGCCTCAACAGGATTAGACCACACTCCTCTACTCCTGGAACTTCATATCAG AACAGCCCTTAATGAAGTGAAGGCCCAATATGTTAGATATCTAAAAATTGAACAGGATGTCTTGAAGCAAAAAACTCATCTTCAATGGATCAAGGAAGGTGATGCAAACTCCAGATATTTTCACAGTTTGATCAGAGGAAGAAGAGGGAAACTGTTTATTCACAAAATCAAGAATGAGGAAGGTGAATGGATCCAGGGAGATGAAAATACTAGAGAGGCTGCTTATGATTATTTCCAAAACCTTTTCTCAAATCTCAGGAAATAG